GTAAAAGCCGATTCTGCTTTAGCACAAAATCGTACGCTTCCGCCACGTCCCCGCTTGCGTATATGTCGGGTATGTTGGTTTGCATGTAATTGTCCACGATTATGCCTCGGTTGGTTTTAAGGTCGGTTCCTGTGGCTAGCTCGGTTCGGGGGATAACACCGATTGCTGCAATCACGATATCACAGGGTATAGTGACGCCTTTGGTTGTGATTACTCCACCAACTACACCTTCGTTACCGTCTTTGCCAATGATTTTTGTGACGGATTGTCCAGTTGCAAAGTTTACGCCTGATGCTCGGATTTGGGCTTCAACTATGTCAGATGCTGTGGCGTCAAGAAGCAAACTTAGGATTTTATCCTGCAACTCAACCACAGTAACTTTTAATCCACGCTTGGTTAACGCGTCGGTTACGCTGATGCCGATTAAGCCTGCACCGATAACAACGGCGGTTTTGGCTTGTATGGCATCGATTTTTTCAGCTAAACTTATCGCGTCCGCGATTGTTGTGAATGTGAATACGCCGTCTTTTTCTTGACCTTCCATCTTTGGAACAAAGGGCTTGCCGCCTGTTGCAATCAAAAGTTTCTCATAGCTTATTTTTTCGCCATCAGCTAAGCTAACGGTTTTTTCGGCTGTGTTTAGGCTGACGGCTTTTTTGCCAAGACATGCTTGGGCATTGTTTGTTGTCCAGAAACTGTCGTCTTTGCATTTCATTTTGTTAACGTCTGCTTTTCCGCTGACGTAATCGCTAATCATTGGGCGACTGTAATCTGCACATTGTTCTTCTGTGATAATGGCTATGCTGCCTTTGGGGTCGATTTTTCGTATGGCTTCAACAGCGCCTACACCGGCGGCTGAAGCTCCAATAATAACGTACTTTGGCATTAGGGTTTCACCTCTTTGAAGACCAATGCCTCATTTGGGCAGTTGGCAACACAAGCTGGTTCGGTTAATCCTTGGCATAGGTCGCATTTTGCTACTACATGGCCTTCTTTGTCCATTTTTATGGCGCCATAGGGGCAAACCATTATGCAGGTCCAGCAGCCTATGCATTTGTCTTTGTTGTGTTTTACTTCGCCTGTTTTGGGGTCTTTAGTCATTGCTCCTGCTAGGCAGGCGGTTACGCATGGGGCGTCTTGGCAGTGGCGGCACTGAATTGCGAAGCTAACGGGTTTGTCGCGTTGGACGGTTACGCGGCTGATGGGTTTGGGTTGTTCGCTGGTGTAGGCTTTGATTATGTCTTTTGATTTTGAGTGGGCTACTGTGCAGTATACTTCACAGAGTCCGCAGCCGATACAGACCTCTTGTTTTGCGAATATTTTTTTCATGATTAAACCTCGGGTTTTTTATTTGTTTAGCGTGAGCGGGTGAGCATAAAAACATGTAATTCGGCGTCTTTTGTGCATAGTACGCCTTTGCTTGTTGTTGTTTGCTCACCTTTTTTGATTATTGCTTTACATGTGTTAACTGACATTTTATCCACTACTACGGGGCATTTTCGCCATCAAGTATCATGTATTCTATATAACCTTACTGAAAATCATTTATATGTAAGTTAATGAGACATGTAATATACATGAAATATATACCAAAGGGAACATAAAATGGCAGAAAAAGACCTAGGCTACAGACGAGTCCAATGTACAGGAAGAGGCAGCTACATCATCAGCCTACCCAAAGAATGGGTAGAAGACATAGGCCTAAAACGAGGAAGCGAAATAGCCTTCAGCCTACAACCCAACTCCACACTCAACCTCATCCCCAGAAAAATAATGGAAAAAAACGGACAAGACGACAGCTTAAAACCCAAAGAATACTACGTCAACGTAGACCCCAAAGAAACCCTAGAAGCAACAATACGTATGATACGGGCATTATACGCTATCGGAGCTGACATAATCCGAGTACACTTCAAAAACCCACCCGAAGGAATCACCAAATACAAAAACGAAATAAAAACCCTAGCCCGAGACAACTTCTTAGGCTCAGAAATAATCGAAGAAACAGCAGACGAAATAACCCTGCAAATCCTAATCAAACACAGCGAATTCCCCATCGAAAAAGCCGTCCGCAGAATGGCAATCGTGGCACTCTCCGCAAACCGCGACGCCATCTCAGCCCTAAAAGACCAAAACACCAGCCTACGCGACAGCGTAAACAATGCCCACAACGACGTTAACCGCCTTGGCTTATACATTATCAGGCAACTAAAATACGGCATAGAGCGTAATTTGTATCGTGAATTGGGTTTCCGTAACCCCAAAGAGTTCCTGCTCTACCGCATCGCAGTAAATGACATAGAAAGCATCGGCGATAACGCCATGAACATAATCACAAACCTATTCACGCTTCAAAAACTCATCAATGAAGAAACCCTCTACATCAAAGAACCCATAGACGAAGAAATCTATAACCAACTCGTAAACTTTAGCACACAAGCCCATCAACTCTACGATGACTCAATCAGAGCACTCTTCAAACGCGACTACAAAGACGCAGAAAAACTAATCAGCAAACGTGAATCCATGATACCCCTAGAAAACGCGCTTATACTACTCATGTCCAGCAAAAAACTTGACCCCAACGTGCTCAGTGTACTCAGGCTGATTTTTGACAGCGAACGTCGCATAATGGACTACAGCAAAAACATGGCAGAACTCACGCTAAACCGAACCGTGGAGGAACTCTGCTCAACATTAACATACAAATAATCCACCAACCTATTTGGAGCCTATTAGAAAGTCTATGCAGAAACCATAGAGGGGTCTACCTGAAAGCAAAGGGCAAGGTTAGATGACGTATGTTTCTTGTATAGTCACTAATCCGTCATCGCCGATTACTTGTTTGAGTTCGGGCAGTATAGGTTCCAGTTTTTCTTGCAGGTCGATGACTTCGATGATTAGGGGCATGTTGATTTGGACTCCTTCAAGGTGCATTGTGGATTTTCCGCGTTTACCGAACCCGTTCACGCCAGTCCACACTGTTGCACCCTCGATTTTGTTTTTGACAAGCAGTTCCATAATCAGGGTTTGTAATCGTTTACCGCCTAACTCATCGTTCTTTTTGATACGAATCGTTAAGTCCCACATTTTTTGCCTCAACGAACCAACCTCTCCATTATAACGTCGCCTAAGGCTCTGCCACCCATGACCGCAGCTAAAGATAAGCTAACGTTTGCTAGTATGTTTAGTGCAAGAAGGCTAAATCTGTTCGCATCCAAGAGATTGCTGGTTTCCAGTGCAAAGGAACTCATTGTTGTAAAAGAGCCACAGAAACCCACGGCGGTTAGTAGGGTGTATTTTGAGTCCAAATTCAAAGTCAACGCCAACACTGAGAATAGACCTAAAACGAAGCTGCCTGCAATGTTTACGGCTAAAACGTTTAGGGGTAAGCCGTAGAAGGTTTTGGGTGATTCTACAATTATGTATCTTAGGTATGCGCCTGCTACTGCGCCAGCTGCCAAGAGGAGGAATTCTATCATTTTCATGTCTTAACCTCATCGTTTGGTAGGCATTATCAGCAGCTTATTGGCGCGGTTTAGGCTTCTGCCTTGGCTAATGCCATAGCCACCTCAATTTCTCTTTTGCAAGATTTTAAGTTTATCGCAGCCAAACAGTGGATTGCACCATTTTGTACCTAAAAATAGCTGATTCATCTACTTTGCTTTAAGCTAATTCCTATATATCACCATTCCATAATCAACACTTGACATAAAAGATGACGCTTGAAACCTTTGACGTAGCAGTAGTTGGGCACCTCTGCATAGACACCATAATGCTTCCAAGCAGAACACAGCCCTTCAGGGTTTTAGGCGGCGCAACCACGTATACTTCATTTGCTGTCAAGCATCTTTGCGCTTTACCCGCAGTCATCTCTAAAATCGGAGAAGATTTTCCCCAAGCATACCTTTGGTGGCTACAGCAAGAAGGCATAAACACTTCTGCAGTCAAAATATCCCCAAATGAGCAATCAACCAGTTTTCAGCTTCAATACAGCAGTGACCTCAGCGAGCGCACCCTGACACTTAAAGGGCAAACATCCCCAATCACCATAGAAGATTTACCCAGCAATTTCCACTCAAAAGCGATTCACATAGCACCTATAGCAGGCGAAGTCAGCTACGAAGTTGCAGAACAACTAAAAAGCTGCGCGGACATGCTCTCACTTGACCCTCAGGGGATACTGCGAAGTTTTGATGACAAGGGAAAAGTTGGAATAAAAGAGCAAGTTGACAAGAAAATTTTGGAGCTCATCAACGTTTACAAGTCCTCAATAGATGAGATTACCCTGTTAACTGGGCAAACTGAACTGGGCAGGGCAATCAAAGAAGTGCATGATTTAGGCGTCGAAACAGTGATTATCACCATGGGAACCAAAGGCGCACTGCTGTCAACTCAAGGAGCCCAACATAATATACCCGCCTGCCAATCCGAAGTGCTTGTTGACCCAACAGGTGCAGGAGATGTCTTCATAGGAGGTTTCATAACTGAATACATCCAGAAAAAAGAGCCGCTTTGGTGCGCGTGTGTGGGTTCCGCGGCGGCATCATTGGTTGTTGAAGGGTTAGGTCCCACCTATTTTGGAAACCCGCAGGATATTTACTGGCGGGCAAATAAAATCTTCAAAAAAGAAAACTAGTTTTGCTTTTGCATTTCCTACAAAATCTTGGGTAACTCTCCGTATTTTGCTTTATCATACGGGACAGTGTCTTTGCGGTAAATCTCCATTGCTTTCTTTTGCCCTTCCTCAAATGTCATATTCCAATCCTGCTTTACATGAAAACGAGTGTACTCTTCTAGACTATTGAAGCGGGGGTCACGGTTTACTTGGAAGTTCCAGAACATGCGCATAAGCATACGTTTGGGGGTTTTGATGTTGCAGTGGAAAATGTAGGGTTCATGCCACCGCAGAATCTTATACCATGGTGGAAAACGGTGCCCCCAAATGCTGTCACCTGTAACTTGTTCCCACGAGTTGTCTTTGAGTTGCCAACGCAGTTCAGGACTAAAAGTAAAAATGCGGGCCTCATAGATGCCAAAGGGGCAACTTTTGGGTTGACTGTTCAGGTCAACTTCCAAATTTATACGGGGCACATCAATCACGTAGTAACGGTTCTTATCCAACCTGTTTAGGCGTCCAATCCATTCCTGCAGTGCCTCTTTGCTTTTTATAACGTAGTCGCTGTCCCATTTGAAAACCCATCGATAACTTGTGCATGTTAAGCCGATGTGGCATGAAAGCGCGAAAGCGTTGGCACCTTGCCAGTAGAAGCGTATGTGTTTAATTTTGCTGTATTGTGCGGCGAGGTCTTGGATGATTTTTGTGGTGTTATCTTCTGCGCTGCTGTCTACAACGATGATTTCGTCAGCGACATCAACAATTGAGAGAAGGCTGGCTTTAATCCATTGTTCCTCATCTTTAACGGGAACAACAAAGCTTACGCCATCTTTGTGGTAGCGGGGTTTTTTGACCAGCCCAAGTTTTGGTAAAAATGAGGCAACATTTCTGATACCTAATATCACTTTGTCTTTTGAGGTGATCGTGTCGTCCAACGTTTTCCATCCAAGAGAGATTTATTATAGGATTAAGTACATTTGTGTTTAACTTAATTTTTAACTTTACCACAAAAACAAAAAATCAACCCAAAGAAACAAGATTGAAAATTGCAAAACATATATCTCTAAACGCAATACACAATAACCCATCAATAAGACAAGCACAGGCGAAACGATTTGGGCAAAATAGAAAAAGGCATTAACTGTAACGTTTCAGGATGCGACAGTGAAGCTGCACGCTCAATATCAGCAGACAAAGTCAAGGCTGCTGGCTTAAGGGTTAGCGGCGCAGAAAAACGTGCTTACCTATGCAAAGAACACTACAAAGAATACAAAAAGAAAAGCAAAAAAGACAAGCAACTTGACAAGTGGCGCTTTGGCTAAAGGATGAATTGCACATGAGGATTCTACAGTTACACTCAAACTCCATAGTTTTTGTTCCCGTTGAAAAAGAAATCAGCATCGCAGAGGAAGCTGAGAAAAAAGAAACCCGCGTTGAAGAAGTCGTGGTTTTATTCACCGCCGTTGAAGAAGGCGACAACACTGAAATGGCACAGAAAGCCATCAATGACGTCCGCGCTTTTCTTGGCAAACTCAAAGTCAACAAAATCCTCATCTACCCCTTTGCACACCTAAGCAGCAAGCTTTCCCAACCAAACGAAGCCCTCAAAATCATCAAAGCAATGGAAACCTACGCTAAAGAAAAGGGTATAGAAACATATCGTGCACCGTTTGGATGGAATAAGCAATTCACCATCTCCATTAAGGGGCACCCGTTGGCTGAGCAGGCACGCTCCTACGCACCCACACCGGCACCCCAAGCGGAAGCTGCTACGGGTGAAGCTAAAAAAGAGGAAGAACCAGTTTCCGCAGCACTCAAAGCCGAAGACACCCTAAAATCCTTCTGGCATGTTCTCCAGACTGATGGCTCGCTTGTGCCAATTGGAGAATACAAGTT
This is a stretch of genomic DNA from Candidatus Bathyarchaeota archaeon. It encodes these proteins:
- a CDS encoding FAD-dependent oxidoreductase; its protein translation is MPKYVIIGASAAGVGAVEAIRKIDPKGSIAIITEEQCADYSRPMISDYVSGKADVNKMKCKDDSFWTTNNAQACLGKKAVSLNTAEKTVSLADGEKISYEKLLIATGGKPFVPKMEGQEKDGVFTFTTIADAISLAEKIDAIQAKTAVVIGAGLIGISVTDALTKRGLKVTVVELQDKILSLLLDATASDIVEAQIRASGVNFATGQSVTKIIGKDGNEGVVGGVITTKGVTIPCDIVIAAIGVIPRTELATGTDLKTNRGIIVDNYMQTNIPDIYASGDVAEAYDFVLKQNRLLPLWPLAVLEGQTAGYNMAGSKTMYCGGTNMSSLKYFGVPIVSIGMANPKDDPTLEILTKHEPQKGVYQKIVLKDNFIVGLTLLGNISKAGLLYKLMKEAVNVKKYKPRLLADDFSLAALPASLQKKIGVTI
- a CDS encoding 4Fe-4S dicluster domain-containing protein yields the protein MKKIFAKQEVCIGCGLCEVYCTVAHSKSKDIIKAYTSEQPKPISRVTVQRDKPVSFAIQCRHCQDAPCVTACLAGAMTKDPKTGEVKHNKDKCIGCWTCIMVCPYGAIKMDKEGHVVAKCDLCQGLTEPACVANCPNEALVFKEVKP
- a CDS encoding AbrB/MazE/SpoVT family DNA-binding domain-containing protein, with product MAEKDLGYRRVQCTGRGSYIISLPKEWVEDIGLKRGSEIAFSLQPNSTLNLIPRKIMEKNGQDDSLKPKEYYVNVDPKETLEATIRMIRALYAIGADIIRVHFKNPPEGITKYKNEIKTLARDNFLGSEIIEETADEITLQILIKHSEFPIEKAVRRMAIVALSANRDAISALKDQNTSLRDSVNNAHNDVNRLGLYIIRQLKYGIERNLYRELGFRNPKEFLLYRIAVNDIESIGDNAMNIITNLFTLQKLINEETLYIKEPIDEEIYNQLVNFSTQAHQLYDDSIRALFKRDYKDAEKLISKRESMIPLENALILLMSSKKLDPNVLSVLRLIFDSERRIMDYSKNMAELTLNRTVEELCSTLTYK
- a CDS encoding DUF190 domain-containing protein; this translates as MRQKMWDLTIRIKKNDELGGKRLQTLIMELLVKNKIEGATVWTGVNGFGKRGKSTMHLEGVQINMPLIIEVIDLQEKLEPILPELKQVIGDDGLVTIQETYVI
- the crcB gene encoding fluoride efflux transporter CrcB encodes the protein MKMIEFLLLAAGAVAGAYLRYIIVESPKTFYGLPLNVLAVNIAGSFVLGLFSVLALTLNLDSKYTLLTAVGFCGSFTTMSSFALETSNLLDANRFSLLALNILANVSLSLAAVMGGRALGDVIMERLVR
- a CDS encoding carbohydrate kinase family protein; this encodes MTLETFDVAVVGHLCIDTIMLPSRTQPFRVLGGATTYTSFAVKHLCALPAVISKIGEDFPQAYLWWLQQEGINTSAVKISPNEQSTSFQLQYSSDLSERTLTLKGQTSPITIEDLPSNFHSKAIHIAPIAGEVSYEVAEQLKSCADMLSLDPQGILRSFDDKGKVGIKEQVDKKILELINVYKSSIDEITLLTGQTELGRAIKEVHDLGVETVIITMGTKGALLSTQGAQHNIPACQSEVLVDPTGAGDVFIGGFITEYIQKKEPLWCACVGSAAASLVVEGLGPTYFGNPQDIYWRANKIFKKEN
- a CDS encoding glycosyltransferase, which produces MDDTITSKDKVILGIRNVASFLPKLGLVKKPRYHKDGVSFVVPVKDEEQWIKASLLSIVDVADEIIVVDSSAEDNTTKIIQDLAAQYSKIKHIRFYWQGANAFALSCHIGLTCTSYRWVFKWDSDYVIKSKEALQEWIGRLNRLDKNRYYVIDVPRINLEVDLNSQPKSCPFGIYEARIFTFSPELRWQLKDNSWEQVTGDSIWGHRFPPWYKILRWHEPYIFHCNIKTPKRMLMRMFWNFQVNRDPRFNSLEEYTRFHVKQDWNMTFEEGQKKAMEIYRKDTVPYDKAKYGELPKIL